The following coding sequences are from one Zalophus californianus isolate mZalCal1 chromosome 5, mZalCal1.pri.v2, whole genome shotgun sequence window:
- the SETD9 gene encoding SET domain-containing protein 9 isoform X4 has product MLPETVKSKYHDLLSVQHPRVKPLEYRHEQQNTFKPEEILYKTLGFSVAQATSSLISAGKGVFVTRGLVPKGAVVSMYPGTVYQKYEPIFFQSVGNPFIFRCLDGVLIDGNDKGISKVVYRSCNGRDRLGPFKMSDSTWLTSEICNPLAVGQYVNNCSNDRAANVCYQEFDVPAVFPIELKQYLPNIAYSCDKQSPLRCVILVALRDIKQGEELFSNYYTIVS; this is encoded by the exons ATGCTTCCAGAAACTGTTAAATCAAAATATCACGACCTACTGTCAGTTCAACATCCAAGGGTGAAACCGCTTGAATACAGACATGAACAGCAAAATACCTTTAAACCAGAAGAAATTCTTTATAAGACATTGGGTTTCAGTGTTGCCCAAGCAACTAGCTCATTGATTTCTGCGGGAAAAGGTGTCTTCGTTACCAGAGGATTGGTACCAAAAGGCGCGGTTGTATCTATGTATCCTG GTACAGTATATCAGAAGTATGAGCCAATCTTTTTCCAATCCGTTggaaatccatttatttttagatgCTTGGATGGGGTACTCATTGATGGAAATGACAAAGGAATATCAAAAGTTGTATACAG ATCTTGCAATGGGAGGGATCGACTTGGTCCTTTCAAAATGAGTGATAGTACATGGCTAACATCAGAAATTTGTAATCCACTGGCTGTAGGACAGTATGTCAACAATTGTTCAAATG ACAGAGCAGCTAATGTCTGCTATCAGGAGTTTGATGTGCCTGCAGTTTTCCCTATAGAGCTGAAGCAATATCTTCCAAACATTGCATACAGCTGTGACAAACAAAG ccCACTTCGATGTGTCATTCTTGTAGCGCTCAGGGACATCAAACAAGGAGAAGAGCTTTTTTCAAACTACTATACAATTGTCAGCTAA
- the SETD9 gene encoding SET domain-containing protein 9 isoform X1, whose protein sequence is MPGRLLRGLWQRWRRYKYRFVPWIALNLNRNPRTLRYVPEESKDKVISDEDVLGTLLKVFQALFINDFNKQSDILTMLPETVKSKYHDLLSVQHPRVKPLEYRHEQQNTFKPEEILYKTLGFSVAQATSSLISAGKGVFVTRGLVPKGAVVSMYPGTVYQKYEPIFFQSVGNPFIFRCLDGVLIDGNDKGISKVVYRSCNGRDRLGPFKMSDSTWLTSEICNPLAVGQYVNNCSNDRAANVCYQEFDVPAVFPIELKQYLPNIAYSCDKQSPLRCVILVALRDIKQGEELFSNYYTIVS, encoded by the exons ATGCCCGGCCGCCTGCTGCGGGGCCTGTGGCAGCGATGGCGCCGTTACAAGTACCGCTTCGTTCCTTGGATCGCGCTGAACCTAAACCGCAACCCGAG GACCCTCCGATACGTTCCAGAGGAATCCAAAGACAAAGTTATCTCAGATGAAGATGTCCTAGGAACATTACTGAAAGTTTTCCAGGCTCTATTCATAAATGATTTCAATAAGCAATCAGATATTTTGACTATGCTTCCAGAAACTGTTAAATCAAAATATCACGACCTACTGTCAGTTCAACATCCAAGGGTGAAACCGCTTGAATACAGACATGAACAGCAAAATACCTTTAAACCAGAAGAAATTCTTTATAAGACATTGGGTTTCAGTGTTGCCCAAGCAACTAGCTCATTGATTTCTGCGGGAAAAGGTGTCTTCGTTACCAGAGGATTGGTACCAAAAGGCGCGGTTGTATCTATGTATCCTG GTACAGTATATCAGAAGTATGAGCCAATCTTTTTCCAATCCGTTggaaatccatttatttttagatgCTTGGATGGGGTACTCATTGATGGAAATGACAAAGGAATATCAAAAGTTGTATACAG ATCTTGCAATGGGAGGGATCGACTTGGTCCTTTCAAAATGAGTGATAGTACATGGCTAACATCAGAAATTTGTAATCCACTGGCTGTAGGACAGTATGTCAACAATTGTTCAAATG ACAGAGCAGCTAATGTCTGCTATCAGGAGTTTGATGTGCCTGCAGTTTTCCCTATAGAGCTGAAGCAATATCTTCCAAACATTGCATACAGCTGTGACAAACAAAG ccCACTTCGATGTGTCATTCTTGTAGCGCTCAGGGACATCAAACAAGGAGAAGAGCTTTTTTCAAACTACTATACAATTGTCAGCTAA
- the SETD9 gene encoding SET domain-containing protein 9 isoform X2 has product MPGRLLRGLWQRWRRYKYRFVPWIALNLNRNPRTLRYVPEESKDKVISDEDVLGTLLKVFQALFINDFNKQSDILTMLPETVKSKYHDLLSVQHPRVKPLEYRHEQQNTFKPEEILYKTLGFSVAQATSSLISAGKGVFVTRGLVPKGTVYQKYEPIFFQSVGNPFIFRCLDGVLIDGNDKGISKVVYRSCNGRDRLGPFKMSDSTWLTSEICNPLAVGQYVNNCSNDRAANVCYQEFDVPAVFPIELKQYLPNIAYSCDKQSPLRCVILVALRDIKQGEELFSNYYTIVS; this is encoded by the exons ATGCCCGGCCGCCTGCTGCGGGGCCTGTGGCAGCGATGGCGCCGTTACAAGTACCGCTTCGTTCCTTGGATCGCGCTGAACCTAAACCGCAACCCGAG GACCCTCCGATACGTTCCAGAGGAATCCAAAGACAAAGTTATCTCAGATGAAGATGTCCTAGGAACATTACTGAAAGTTTTCCAGGCTCTATTCATAAATGATTTCAATAAGCAATCAGATATTTTGACTATGCTTCCAGAAACTGTTAAATCAAAATATCACGACCTACTGTCAGTTCAACATCCAAGGGTGAAACCGCTTGAATACAGACATGAACAGCAAAATACCTTTAAACCAGAAGAAATTCTTTATAAGACATTGGGTTTCAGTGTTGCCCAAGCAACTAGCTCATTGATTTCTGCGGGAAAAGGTGTCTTCGTTACCAGAGGATTGGTACCAAAAG GTACAGTATATCAGAAGTATGAGCCAATCTTTTTCCAATCCGTTggaaatccatttatttttagatgCTTGGATGGGGTACTCATTGATGGAAATGACAAAGGAATATCAAAAGTTGTATACAG ATCTTGCAATGGGAGGGATCGACTTGGTCCTTTCAAAATGAGTGATAGTACATGGCTAACATCAGAAATTTGTAATCCACTGGCTGTAGGACAGTATGTCAACAATTGTTCAAATG ACAGAGCAGCTAATGTCTGCTATCAGGAGTTTGATGTGCCTGCAGTTTTCCCTATAGAGCTGAAGCAATATCTTCCAAACATTGCATACAGCTGTGACAAACAAAG ccCACTTCGATGTGTCATTCTTGTAGCGCTCAGGGACATCAAACAAGGAGAAGAGCTTTTTTCAAACTACTATACAATTGTCAGCTAA
- the SETD9 gene encoding SET domain-containing protein 9 isoform X3 — MPGRLLRGLWQRWRRYKYRFVPWIALNLNRNPRTLRYVPEESKDKVISDEDVLGTLLKVFQALFINDFNKQSDILTMLPETVKSKYHDLLSVQHPRVKPLEYRHEQQNTFKPEEILYKTLGFSVAQATSSLISAGKGVFVTRGLVPKGAVVSMYPGTVYQKYEPIFFQSVGNPFIFRCLDGVLIDGNDKGISKVVYRSCNGRDRLGPFKMSDSTWLTSEICNPLAVGQYVNNCSNAHFDVSFL; from the exons ATGCCCGGCCGCCTGCTGCGGGGCCTGTGGCAGCGATGGCGCCGTTACAAGTACCGCTTCGTTCCTTGGATCGCGCTGAACCTAAACCGCAACCCGAG GACCCTCCGATACGTTCCAGAGGAATCCAAAGACAAAGTTATCTCAGATGAAGATGTCCTAGGAACATTACTGAAAGTTTTCCAGGCTCTATTCATAAATGATTTCAATAAGCAATCAGATATTTTGACTATGCTTCCAGAAACTGTTAAATCAAAATATCACGACCTACTGTCAGTTCAACATCCAAGGGTGAAACCGCTTGAATACAGACATGAACAGCAAAATACCTTTAAACCAGAAGAAATTCTTTATAAGACATTGGGTTTCAGTGTTGCCCAAGCAACTAGCTCATTGATTTCTGCGGGAAAAGGTGTCTTCGTTACCAGAGGATTGGTACCAAAAGGCGCGGTTGTATCTATGTATCCTG GTACAGTATATCAGAAGTATGAGCCAATCTTTTTCCAATCCGTTggaaatccatttatttttagatgCTTGGATGGGGTACTCATTGATGGAAATGACAAAGGAATATCAAAAGTTGTATACAG ATCTTGCAATGGGAGGGATCGACTTGGTCCTTTCAAAATGAGTGATAGTACATGGCTAACATCAGAAATTTGTAATCCACTGGCTGTAGGACAGTATGTCAACAATTGTTCAAATG ccCACTTCGATGTGTCATTCTTGTAG